In Oscillatoria acuminata PCC 6304, a single window of DNA contains:
- a CDS encoding tetratricopeptide repeat protein, with protein MNLEWVTIEITRSVSFTMNEQRIPAYLTLIQKLLTSPRTQADEIINQHLELIDPGFLQLCQTLAEQFQEAGEEDRASFLLNLAQQLGGGIQGQDEGAVANVGGSRSPEDEYLDVLMALLKTKLENPNNPQAIEAVLVQYQDKLDLKFAEVVKEWFQSKIDPNYPERNEAVGVILNNLAIAFYQFPLGTRSHNIEIAVACYECALSVSTQATVPEQWAATQNNLGSAYQDRIQGDKSENLEAAIACYKAALQVYTQEDYPLDWAMTHNNLGNSYNIRVQGDPAQNVEAAIGCYIAAFEVYILEDFPQHWAMTHNNLGNTYRDRTQGDPSENIEQAISCYQNALQIRTRETFPPDWATTTSNLGEAYYKRVQGEKSDNIDQAISCYQNALQVNTREAYPQKWAHINQNLGRAYCDRVKGKKTQNIKQAISYYESALQVYTPDTFPEQAAITQNYLEEAKQQKS; from the coding sequence ATGAATCTAGAATGGGTTACAATAGAAATCACCCGCTCGGTCTCCTTTACCATGAATGAACAACGAATCCCAGCCTATCTCACATTAATTCAAAAGTTGCTGACAAGTCCTCGAACACAAGCCGATGAAATCATCAATCAACACCTGGAACTCATCGATCCGGGGTTCTTGCAACTGTGCCAAACGCTGGCGGAACAGTTCCAAGAAGCTGGGGAAGAGGACCGGGCCAGTTTTTTGCTCAATCTAGCACAACAGTTGGGAGGCGGAATCCAAGGTCAGGATGAGGGCGCTGTGGCTAATGTAGGCGGATCTCGTAGTCCTGAAGATGAGTATCTCGATGTTTTAATGGCGCTGTTGAAAACCAAACTAGAAAATCCTAATAATCCGCAAGCGATCGAAGCGGTTTTGGTTCAATATCAGGATAAATTGGACCTCAAGTTTGCAGAGGTTGTCAAAGAGTGGTTTCAGTCAAAAATTGACCCAAATTATCCCGAGAGAAATGAAGCGGTTGGGGTGATTCTCAACAATTTGGCGATCGCCTTCTATCAATTCCCATTAGGAACGCGATCGCACAATATCGAAATCGCAGTCGCCTGCTACGAATGTGCCTTATCCGTCTCTACCCAGGCAACCGTTCCCGAACAATGGGCTGCCACCCAAAACAATCTGGGAAGTGCCTACCAGGACCGCATCCAAGGGGACAAATCGGAGAATCTCGAAGCAGCGATCGCCTGTTACAAAGCCGCCTTACAAGTTTATACCCAAGAAGACTATCCCCTGGATTGGGCGATGACTCACAATAACCTCGGCAATAGCTATAATATCCGCGTCCAAGGCGACCCCGCGCAAAATGTAGAAGCGGCGATCGGCTGTTATATCGCCGCCTTTGAAGTGTATATCCTCGAAGACTTCCCCCAACATTGGGCCATGACCCACAACAATCTTGGCAACACCTATCGCGATCGTACCCAAGGAGACCCTTCCGAGAATATCGAACAGGCCATTTCCTGTTACCAAAACGCCCTCCAAATCCGCACCCGGGAAACCTTTCCCCCGGATTGGGCCACCACGACAAGTAACCTCGGAGAAGCCTATTATAAGCGAGTGCAAGGGGAAAAATCAGACAACATCGATCAGGCCATTTCCTGTTACCAAAATGCCTTACAAGTCAATACCCGAGAGGCTTATCCGCAAAAATGGGCACATATCAACCAGAACCTAGGACGAGCCTACTGCGATCGGGTGAAAGGAAAGAAAACCCAGAACATCAAACAAGCCATTTCCTATTACGAATCCGCCCTACAAGTCTACACCCCCGACACCTTCCCGGAACAAGCCGCCATCACTCAAAATTATCTGGAGGAAGCCAAGCAGCAGAAGAGCTAA
- a CDS encoding type II toxin-antitoxin system VapC family toxin, which translates to MKLLLDTHIWLWYLLGDQRLSSQITTAIADPNTELWLSPISIWETLILAEKRRISLHPDPITWVNLALKTLKTHEAVMNYAIAILNRHISLPHQDPSDRFIVATAIYYGLTLATVDANITSNSAIQTVS; encoded by the coding sequence ATGAAACTGCTGCTAGATACCCACATTTGGCTTTGGTATTTACTGGGAGACCAACGCTTATCAAGCCAAATTACAACGGCAATTGCCGATCCTAATACTGAACTTTGGCTGAGTCCAATTAGCATTTGGGAAACATTGATTTTGGCAGAAAAAAGACGGATATCTTTACATCCTGACCCGATTACATGGGTTAACTTAGCTTTAAAAACTCTGAAAACCCATGAAGCAGTGATGAATTATGCCATTGCTATTTTAAATCGCCATATTTCCCTACCCCATCAAGACCCATCCGACCGATTTATTGTGGCTACAGCTATTTACTATGGGTTAACTCTCGCTACAGTTGATGCCAACATTACCAGCAATTCAGCAATCCAAACCGTTAGTTAA
- a CDS encoding type II toxin-antitoxin system Phd/YefM family antitoxin gives MTEITTHELPQILQTLFIEVERTKTPITVIHEGKPLVIIYPATTPDARPPFGAMKGSGEILGDIIAPEPQPWEVLE, from the coding sequence ATGACAGAAATTACGACCCATGAACTGCCCCAAATTCTCCAGACTCTATTTATAGAAGTCGAACGCACTAAAACCCCGATTACAGTCATCCATGAAGGCAAACCCTTAGTGATTATCTATCCCGCTACTACCCCAGATGCCCGTCCCCCTTTTGGGGCAATGAAGGGAAGCGGTGAAATTTTAGGAGATATAATTGCTCCAGAGCCTCAGCCCTGGGAGGTGTTAGAATGA
- a CDS encoding bifunctional serine/threonine-protein kinase/formylglycine-generating enzyme family protein, which produces MFWPDGHTLQNGKLVIDHVLGQGGFGITYKAIHRGFNAPVVIKTPNAYLRKDPEYPKYVKRFIREAQTLAKLEQNPHPNIVRVKDLFEEGDAHCLVMEFIDGTTLWDYVQQRGSLSETEALSYIRPIADALVQVHGVGLVHRDVTPMNIMLRDNRQPVLIDFGISGEIVPSSIISSKMFGNRAFAPYEQLIKGDRNPTVDIYTLAASLYYLITGQLPQDCFSRKVDNEPLIDPKDLVLVSQPINDAILKGMELLPKKRYTSMAAFLGLLSPAPAPPPEKIYHYEIITLNQQGEIAQRQKGQNRGVLETTLGLNLEMVVIPAGEFLMGLPENEAERSSAEGPQHRVILPEFLMSRTPITQAQWRIVAQIPQVVRSLEPDPAYFKGNNNPVEGVSWEDCIEFCLRLNQATGQPYRLPSEAEWEYACRAGTSTPYHFGPTLSPRVANYDGNYTYGQGKKGEYRKKTIPVGSLNAPNAWGLQDMHGNVWEWCLDDWHNSYEGAPTDGRAWIENDNHYQNIIDWLKDLLNKRSTHKLLRGGSWCHYPRYCRCAVRIHGTRDYENNSLGFRVVAPRTA; this is translated from the coding sequence ATGTTTTGGCCCGATGGACACACCCTGCAAAACGGTAAACTGGTGATTGACCACGTTCTCGGTCAAGGTGGATTCGGCATTACCTACAAAGCCATCCATCGCGGGTTTAACGCGCCAGTGGTGATTAAAACGCCGAACGCTTATCTCCGGAAGGACCCAGAATATCCGAAATATGTGAAGCGCTTCATCCGAGAAGCTCAGACTCTGGCTAAACTGGAACAGAATCCTCACCCCAATATTGTCCGGGTTAAGGATTTATTTGAGGAAGGGGATGCCCATTGTTTGGTGATGGAGTTTATCGATGGAACGACCTTATGGGACTATGTACAGCAACGCGGCTCCCTGTCTGAAACCGAGGCCCTGAGCTATATTCGCCCGATCGCCGATGCGTTGGTTCAGGTGCATGGGGTGGGTTTGGTACATCGAGATGTCACCCCGATGAATATTATGCTGCGGGATAATCGGCAGCCGGTTTTGATTGATTTTGGCATTTCTGGGGAGATTGTCCCCTCGTCTATTATTAGTTCCAAAATGTTTGGCAATCGTGCCTTTGCGCCCTATGAACAGTTAATTAAGGGCGATCGCAACCCCACAGTCGATATCTATACCCTGGCCGCTTCCCTATACTACCTGATTACCGGACAACTCCCCCAAGATTGTTTTTCCCGCAAAGTGGATAATGAGCCATTGATTGACCCCAAAGACTTAGTGTTGGTCAGTCAGCCAATCAATGATGCGATTCTCAAAGGAATGGAATTGCTCCCGAAAAAGCGCTATACTTCAATGGCTGCTTTCTTAGGGTTATTATCCCCTGCACCTGCTCCACCCCCTGAAAAAATCTACCACTACGAAATCATCACCCTCAATCAACAAGGGGAAATAGCTCAACGGCAAAAGGGACAGAATCGCGGCGTTTTGGAAACCACCCTAGGCTTAAACCTAGAAATGGTCGTGATTCCTGCCGGAGAATTCCTCATGGGATTGCCGGAGAATGAAGCGGAGCGAAGTAGTGCCGAAGGCCCCCAACATCGAGTGATCTTACCAGAATTTTTGATGAGTCGCACGCCTATCACTCAAGCGCAATGGCGAATTGTTGCCCAGATCCCCCAAGTGGTGCGTTCCCTGGAGCCTGATCCTGCTTACTTTAAAGGCAATAACAATCCTGTAGAAGGGGTGAGTTGGGAAGACTGTATCGAATTCTGCCTGCGGTTAAACCAAGCCACTGGTCAGCCCTACCGCCTTCCCAGTGAAGCGGAATGGGAATATGCCTGTCGGGCTGGAACCAGCACCCCTTATCACTTCGGCCCCACCCTCTCCCCCCGAGTCGCAAACTATGACGGCAATTACACCTATGGTCAGGGCAAAAAAGGGGAATATCGAAAAAAAACAATTCCCGTGGGCAGTTTAAATGCGCCGAATGCCTGGGGATTACAGGATATGCATGGGAATGTGTGGGAGTGGTGTTTAGATGATTGGCATAACAGCTATGAAGGTGCGCCAACCGATGGGAGAGCATGGATAGAGAATGATAATCATTATCAGAACATAATAGATTGGCTAAAAGATTTGTTGAATAAAAGGTCAACTCACAAGCTGCTGCGTGGCGGTTCCTGGTGCCACTACCCAAGGTACTGCCGTTGTGCCGTTCGCATCCACGGCACCCGCGACTACGAGAACAACAGCTTAGGTTTTCGCGTGGTGGCCCCCCGAACTGCTTAA
- a CDS encoding serine/threonine protein kinase, with the protein MTWEKGKTLKGGAYTIESVLGQGRFAITYLAHDRMGERVAIKTLNPDSSVLGQMSAADRQAFGSKFYDEALKLEKCKHPNIVPVRDVFEESVRAWFSQVRYACIVMDYIDGFDLEHRRSPRLPIAEVLRYGRQIGSALIAVHAQKILHRDVKPGNIIVRSHRGKSEAILIDFGLARAFEHPLTQKITSSGFAPIELYSNQLKRGPWTDVYGLAATLYELLTGKPPEDALARHDEDIAVDLTPPRCYVRQISKRVNQAIVQGLALMPDDRTPSVPQFLRQLGVGQWYVPFPDWDVNIWVQVGIMVGTLLGATATIIALLK; encoded by the coding sequence ATGACGTGGGAAAAAGGAAAAACACTAAAGGGCGGGGCCTACACCATTGAAAGTGTGTTAGGGCAAGGGCGATTTGCCATCACCTATCTAGCGCACGATCGCATGGGGGAACGGGTGGCGATTAAAACCCTCAATCCTGATTCCTCAGTCTTAGGGCAAATGAGCGCGGCGGATCGTCAAGCCTTCGGCAGTAAATTTTATGATGAAGCGCTCAAACTGGAAAAATGTAAACATCCGAATATTGTGCCAGTGCGGGATGTGTTTGAGGAGTCGGTGCGCGCTTGGTTCAGCCAAGTCCGCTATGCTTGTATTGTTATGGACTATATCGATGGCTTTGATCTAGAGCATCGGCGATCGCCCCGTCTGCCGATCGCTGAGGTATTACGCTATGGACGACAAATTGGCTCAGCTTTGATTGCCGTCCATGCACAAAAGATACTCCATCGGGATGTGAAACCGGGGAATATTATCGTGCGATCGCATCGGGGCAAAAGTGAGGCAATTCTGATTGATTTTGGTTTGGCTCGTGCCTTTGAGCATCCCCTCACCCAAAAAATTACCAGTAGTGGGTTTGCACCTATTGAGCTATACTCTAATCAATTGAAGCGCGGCCCTTGGACTGATGTCTATGGTTTAGCCGCCACACTCTACGAATTACTCACTGGAAAACCCCCAGAGGATGCCCTAGCCCGCCATGATGAAGATATAGCGGTGGATTTAACTCCCCCGCGATGTTATGTTCGCCAAATTAGTAAGCGAGTGAATCAGGCGATCGTCCAAGGTTTAGCCCTGATGCCGGACGATCGGACCCCATCAGTTCCTCAGTTTTTACGACAATTGGGAGTGGGACAGTGGTATGTCCCCTTTCCGGATTGGGATGTCAATATTTGGGTACAGGTGGGCATTATGGTAGGAACTCTTCTCGGGGCAACTGCGACGATCATAGCCCTCTTGAAATAG
- a CDS encoding Uma2 family endonuclease has product MVQTPIPSHILYPDSDGKPMAENTLQYRWIVRLVTNLKQLLKDQIAFVAGDLLWYPVRVERPPAPCQAPDAMVAFGRPDGDRGSYKQWEEDNIAPQVVFEIISPSNTISEMTAKQNFYAQYGVLEMFFYDPQSHDFWGLHRATAQDSLMFINPDDLPWISPLLNIRFELSADGLAVYHPDGELFKEPGELFEERDRAFAKLREMGIDPETL; this is encoded by the coding sequence ATGGTTCAAACTCCTATTCCCTCTCATATTCTCTACCCGGACTCTGATGGTAAGCCGATGGCAGAAAATACCCTGCAATATCGCTGGATTGTGCGGTTAGTCACTAATCTCAAGCAACTTCTCAAGGACCAAATTGCCTTTGTTGCGGGGGATTTACTCTGGTATCCGGTTCGGGTAGAACGTCCTCCTGCCCCTTGTCAAGCGCCGGATGCAATGGTAGCTTTCGGTCGTCCGGATGGGGACCGAGGTAGTTATAAACAGTGGGAAGAAGACAACATTGCCCCCCAGGTGGTGTTTGAAATTATCTCCCCCAGTAACACCATCAGCGAAATGACTGCGAAACAAAATTTTTATGCACAGTATGGTGTGCTGGAAATGTTTTTTTATGACCCCCAATCTCATGATTTTTGGGGGTTGCATCGGGCGACGGCGCAAGATAGCTTAATGTTTATCAACCCCGATGATTTACCCTGGATTTCTCCGCTGTTGAATATTCGCTTTGAACTATCTGCGGATGGGTTGGCGGTGTATCATCCTGATGGGGAATTGTTCAAGGAACCAGGGGAGTTGTTTGAGGAACGCGATCGCGCCTTTGCTAAACTTCGGGAAATGGGGATTGACCCAGAAACCCTGTAA